The following proteins are co-located in the Eublepharis macularius isolate TG4126 chromosome 5, MPM_Emac_v1.0, whole genome shotgun sequence genome:
- the OCSTAMP gene encoding osteoclast stimulatory transmembrane protein produces the protein MNIWRIAEHLRKNWGRLHRTRLEVWTYSQDTLFPQIQAFTWEVWLAYSAPLPSNHKQLRSLFLMCCCIAVSIGGLFYRWMFSSLQYSFRFSAATAAAVSLLALLTLFLVHPARCMFTMIVPTLGTKQGRRLLLSACFMIVAVNITPNILSNIQAILQVIKCICKNSSKSVLTSTHLLGNASWDFSHYLKGVINYMPSQIVKPGDGHIQFETHNNSFLLSRKMITTSQGIKEDFSHVEMLAQKAALLSNRVVAGFFLFYLIFESAWYLKNYLTDLQFDNIYITKKLEDLAQKNQATHLLVCSPKKLIKPTGLKLTREELMTCLRQMILITLMLILTLVIIATDYIAFHLAQATVTEVSRFPAVPIKFQIKYDVKLTWLKFLGKIFNDAFPTGQVIAPFESSYHQNLTVVSANCSLKWPCPPNPSVIFAVGLLYCIIYAMIFLETYSHRLCRKISASFFESHEDQRLQYLYRKLVRKHKRKEQKQHQQKSTVFS, from the exons ATGAATATTTGGAGGATCGCAGAGCACTTACGAAAGAACTGGGGACGCCTTCACCGAACTCG GTTGGAGGTCTGGACCTACTCCCAGGATACTTTATTCCCGCAGATACAAGCATTCACCTGGGAAGTCTGGCTTGCTTACTCAGCACCATTACCGTCAAACCACAAGCAGCTGCGGTCCTTGTTTCTGATGTGCTGTTGCATAGCTGTGTCAATAGGAGGCCTCTTTTATCGCTGGATGTTTTCCTCACTGCAGTACTCCTTCCGGTTCTCTGCTGCGACTGCCGCCGCAGTTAGTCTTCTTGCCTTGTTGACTCTTTTCTTAGTGCACCCTGCCCGTTGCATGTTCACGATGATTGTGCCTACGTTAGGGACCAAGCAAGGGCGGAGGCTTCTCCTGTCTGCATGCTTCATGATTGTGGCAGTCAACATCACCCCTAACATCTTGAGCAACATCCAAGCCATACTGCAGGTCATTAAATGCATCTGCAAGAATTCCTCCAAGAGCGTTCTTACCTCAACCCACCTGTTGGGAAATGCTTCTTGGGATTTCAGCCACTATCTCAAAGGGGTGATTAACTACATGCCCAGCCAAATAGTGAAACCTGGAGACGGCCACATTCAGTTTGAAACACACAacaacagcttcttgctgagtcGAAAAATGATCACCACGAGCCAAGGGATCAAGGAAGATTTCTCACATGTTGAAATGCTGGCCCAGAAGGCTGCACTGTTGTCCAACCGGGTCGTGGCTGGCTTCTTCCTCTTCTACTTGATTTTTGAATCagcttggtatctgaagaactaTCTGACTGACCTCCAATTTGACAATATTTATATCACCAAAAAGCTAGAAGATTTGGCTCAGAAAAATCAAGCCACTCACCTACTGGTTTGCTCTCCTAAAAAGCTGATCAAGCCCACTGGTCTCAAGTTGACCCGAGAGGAACTCATGACATGTTTGAGACAGATGATTCTCATCACATTAATGCTGATATTGACCCTAGTGATCATAGCAACAGATTATATTGCCTTCCACTTGGCGCAAGCAACTGTGACTGAAGTCTCTCGGTTCCCTGCAGTGCCAATTAAATTCCAGATAAAATATGAT GTCAAACTTACTTGGTTGAAATTTTTGGGAAAGATTTTTAATGATGCTTTTCCAACAGGACAAGTCATAGCTCCATTTGAAAGCAGTTACCATCAGAATCTGACCGTTGTCTCTGCTAACTGCTCCCTGAAGTGGCCGTGTCCTCCGAAcccatctgtgatctttgctgtCGGACTCCTTTATTGCATCATTTATGCTATGATATTTCTGGAAACGTACTCACATCGACTGTGCCGAAAAATTTCAGCCTCTTTTTTTGAGAGCCATGAAGATCAGAGGCTCCAGTATCTGTACAGGAAACTTGTTAGGAAACACAAAAGAAAGGAGCAAAAGCAACACCAGCAGAAATCCACAGTATTTTCTTAA